The following nucleotide sequence is from Microbulbifer sp. A4B17.
AAGTGTCGCCGAACTGCGTGAAGTGGGAGAACTTCTGGCTTTTCTCAAGGAGCCACAGCCACCGGAAAATCTACGTGATGCCTGGGAGAAGTTGCCGGTCTTTAAGCAGGTCCTGAATATGGGGCCAAAAGTCGTAAAAGGTGCCGCTTGCCAACAGGTAGTTATTGAGCGGGACCAGGTCGATCTGCAAAAACTGCCAATCCAAACCTGCTGGCCGGGAGATGCCGCCCCACTGGTCACTTGGCCCTTAGTGATTACCAGGGGACCCGAGAAGAAACGGCAAAACCTGGGCATATACCGGATGCAATTAATCGGAAAGAACCGCCTGATTATGCGCTGGCTCAGTCATCGCGGAGGAGCGCTGGATTATCGGGACTGGTGTAAGAGGCACCCCGGTGAACCCTATCCGGTAGCTGTTGCCCTGGGTGCCGATCCCGCTACAATTCTGGGGGCTGTTACCCCCGTGCCGGATACCTTGTCCGAATACGCTTTTGCCGGCCTGCTGCGCGGTGACAAGACTGAAGTCACCGAGGCCTTTCTCAGTGACCTTCAGGTACCCGCTAGTGCTGAATATGTGTTGGAAGGCTTTATCTATCCCGATGATATGGCGGACGAAGGCCCTTATGGAGATCACACGGGTTACTATAACGAAGTGGATAGCTTCCCGGTATTTACGGTGGAGAAGATCACCCATCGCAAAGATCCCATTTACCACAGCACCTACACAGGGCGCCCGCCAGATGAACCTGCAATTCTGGGAGAAGCTTTAAACGAGGTTTTTGTGCCAATACTGCAAAAGCAATTTCCCGAAATTGTGGATTTTTATCTGCCGCCGGAGGGGTGCTCTTACCGTCTCGCAGTCGTCACTATGAAGAAGCAATACGCCGGTCACGCCAAGCGCGTAATGATGGGGGTCTGGTCTTTCCTGCGTCAGTTTATGTATACCAAATTTGTTATTGTCGCCGATGAAGATGTTAATGCCAGGGACTGGAAAGATGTAATCTGGGCGATGACCACACGTATGGATCCGGCGCGGGACACAGTGATGGTAGAAAATACTCCGATTGATTATTTAGACTTTGCTTCACCGGTCTCCGGTTTAGGCTCAAAAATAGGTTTTGATGCGACTAATAAATGGGAAGGTGAAACTAGTCGTGAGTGGGGCGTACCTATTGAGCGCGACCAGAATGTGGTTAAAAAGGTAGATGAAATCTGGTCTAAATTAGGACTCGAATAAGCACAGCGTTATATTCTCAGTACCCCGCCCAAATAAGCGCCCCTGGCGGCGCTCAGCAGAGTGACCGCTTAGCGGTCACTCTTTATTTTTTTCTCTTTCTTTGCATCTATAGCTTTTATTGTTGGCGTCGCAGTCAGGTACGGGCTCGACCGTGGCCCTGAATTAACTATTAAGGAATGCATTAATGAGGAAAATTTATTTAGTGGGCCTGATAGCGACAGGTATTTTGACATTTTTGCTAGTCGTACCAGGTGAGCAGGAGCAAAGTGTCGGAATTGATAATATCGAAGAATTTATACCTGCAGTTATGCGTGAGGCTGCCATACCCGGAATAGCCGTTGCCAGAATAAAAGAGGGTGAACTCGCGCTTCAGCAAGTGTACGGGATGGCCGATATTGAGGCTGGCAAACCAGTTACTCAGGATACGTTATTTAATATTGCCTCGATAAGCAAGCCGATTATGGGCGTAACACTGTTGCAATTGGTGGACGATAATAAATTGTCGTTGGATGAGGATATCAATAGTTATTTACCATTTAAGGTGGACAATCCACATATAGAGGGGGAAAAAATTACACTGAGACATCTGGCGAGTCATTCTGCAGCAATTAAAGATTATTTTGACTACGGCACTTACGCTGAAAATCGTGATCCCTCTATCAGTTTGGAGCAACATCTACACTCCCTTCTGGTTAAAGGGGGAAGCCTGTACGGTAGTGGGGATTATTATCTGACAAACAATCCAGGAGAGCACAGGGAATACAGTAATCTTTCTGCGGGTTTAGCTGGGTTATTGG
It contains:
- the ubiD gene encoding 4-hydroxy-3-polyprenylbenzoate decarboxylase, producing MKYKDLRDFIKLLEKRGLLKRIKHPVDPILEMTEISDRVLRAEGPALLFESPVGFETPVLANLFGTPERVALGMGRESVAELREVGELLAFLKEPQPPENLRDAWEKLPVFKQVLNMGPKVVKGAACQQVVIERDQVDLQKLPIQTCWPGDAAPLVTWPLVITRGPEKKRQNLGIYRMQLIGKNRLIMRWLSHRGGALDYRDWCKRHPGEPYPVAVALGADPATILGAVTPVPDTLSEYAFAGLLRGDKTEVTEAFLSDLQVPASAEYVLEGFIYPDDMADEGPYGDHTGYYNEVDSFPVFTVEKITHRKDPIYHSTYTGRPPDEPAILGEALNEVFVPILQKQFPEIVDFYLPPEGCSYRLAVVTMKKQYAGHAKRVMMGVWSFLRQFMYTKFVIVADEDVNARDWKDVIWAMTTRMDPARDTVMVENTPIDYLDFASPVSGLGSKIGFDATNKWEGETSREWGVPIERDQNVVKKVDEIWSKLGLE
- a CDS encoding serine hydrolase is translated as MRKIYLVGLIATGILTFLLVVPGEQEQSVGIDNIEEFIPAVMREAAIPGIAVARIKEGELALQQVYGMADIEAGKPVTQDTLFNIASISKPIMGVTLLQLVDDNKLSLDEDINSYLPFKVDNPHIEGEKITLRHLASHSAAIKDYFDYGTYAENRDPSISLEQHLHSLLVKGGSLYGSGDYYLTNNPGEHREYSNLSAGLAGLLVESVTGQSLANYSRDTLFYSLDMETASWRLNEIDLSSIAVPYKVEQCVPYVGLCVDSEAEKMNYLIGRFIDPPFEYKQFHPYAHSGNPQYPDGGVRVSIADLSDFLLALLNNRDKAGAQILSDVMYQEMFRLQLPVSVSESQRFFWRDRNGRIGHMGTDLGVFVAMYFEPESKDGFIILMNRDMDIKSADAMKRIAIRLMKI